In Spiroplasma litorale, a single genomic region encodes these proteins:
- the purE gene encoding 5-(carboxyamino)imidazole ribonucleotide mutase, which translates to MKNKVAVVMGSISDKKTIDNCLNILEELNIEYEAKIVSAHRTPELLFNFSKNAHEEYDIVIAAAGGSAHLPGMIASLTILPVIGVPVRSSNLNGVDSLLSIVQMPGGVPVATMAIGDSGAKNAALYAARILSLSNEKIKIKLEQFIKNQTNNVLKTEVV; encoded by the coding sequence ATGAAAAATAAAGTTGCAGTAGTAATGGGTTCAATATCCGACAAGAAAACGATTGATAATTGTTTAAATATATTAGAAGAGCTAAATATTGAGTATGAAGCAAAAATAGTATCTGCTCATAGAACACCAGAACTTTTATTTAATTTCTCAAAAAATGCACATGAAGAATATGATATTGTAATTGCTGCTGCTGGGGGTAGTGCTCATTTACCGGGTATGATTGCAAGTTTAACTATATTACCAGTTATTGGAGTTCCTGTAAGATCAAGTAATCTAAACGGAGTTGATTCTTTATTATCAATAGTTCAAATGCCAGGTGGTGTACCAGTTGCTACAATGGCGATTGGAGATAGTGGAGCAAAAAATGCTGCACTTTATGCTGCAAGAATTCTTTCTTTATCAAATGAAAAAATTAAAATAAAATTAGAACAGTTTATAAAAAACCAAACTAATAATGTTTTAAAAACAGAGGTAGTTTAG